The DNA window TGGCCACAAGGGAGACTTCAGGTAGGTCGAGACCTTCACGCAACAGATTGACACCGACAAGCACGTCGAACTCTCCGGCTCTCAGTCCGTCAAGAATCTTGATGCGGTCAAGTGTGTCGACGTCGCTGTGTATATAGGCTGTCTTTATGCGCAGCCGCGTGAGATAGTCGTTAAGCTCTTCGGCCATTCTTTTTGTAAGGGTTGTGACCAGCACGCGTTCGTCGCGTTCGATACGTTCGTTGATTTCATGAAGCAGGTCGTCAATCTGATTGAGCGAAGGACGTACTTCTATAATCGGATCGAGCAGGCCGGTGGGGCGGATAATCTGTTCAACCACCACGCCCTCGCATTTTTCAAGTTCATAGTCGGCCGGTGTCGCGCTTACATATAGCACCTGAGGGGTCAGTTTTTCGAATTCCTCGAATTTCAGCGGGCGGTTGTCAAGCGCGGCCGGCAGACGGAAGCCATATTCGACAAGATTCATTTTTCTCGAAAGGTCTCCTCCATACATCGCACGGCACTGCGGAAGTGTCACATGGCTCTCGTCGATGATGGTCAGGAAGTCTTTGGGAAAGTAGTCAAGGAGGCAGAACGGTCTCATGCCGGGCTGACGTCCGTCGAAGTAGCGGCTGTAATTCTCGATTCCTGAACAGTGGCCTACCTCGCGGAGCATCTCGACATCGTAGGTCACTCTTTCGAGTAGGCGTTTGGCCTCCATTTCCTTGGCCTCGCGCATGAAATAATTGTATTGCTCGCCAAGGTCGAGTTCAATCTGTCCGATTGCCGATCCCATTCGTTCGGGTGATGTGACAAAGAGATTGGCCGGATATATCTGGAATATGTCGTGAGATCCGAGCGATGTGTTGTCGTCGGGGTGGAGAGTCTTGATGGATTCGATTTCATCGCCCCAGAATGTGACGCGGACAATGATTTCCTCGTAGGCGAGGCGGATGTCGACCGTGTCGCCCTTCACACGGAATGTTCCGCGTGAAAGTTCGATTTCATTGCGTGAATACAACGACCCTACAAGTGAACGGAGGAACTTGTTGCGTGTTATCTTCTGTCCGACTTTTACGGTCACGACATTGCTGTCGAAGTCCTCAGGATTGCCCATACCATAGAGACACGACACCGATGACACGACCACTACATCCTTTCGGCCTGACAGTAGTGCCGAAACCGTTGACAGACGGAGTTTCTCGATCTCATCGTTGATCATGAGGTCCTTTTCGATATATTTGTCTACGGTCGGGATGTAGGCTTCCGGCTGATAATAATCGTAGTATGACACGAAATACTGCACGGAGTTGTTTGGGAAAAATCCCTTGAACTCGCTGTAGAGCTGTGCTGCGAGGGTCTTGTTGTGGCTGAGGATGAGGGTGGGCTTTTCAATCTGGGCTATGACATTGGCCATTGTGAAGGTCTTGCCCGAACCGGTCACGCCAAGGAGTGTCTGAGCTTTCTCTCCGGCATTGATGCCGGCAACGAGCTGCTCGATGGCCTGAGGCTGGTCGCCGGTAGGTTTATATTGTGAAGATAACTCGAATTTCATAACCTACAAAATTACGGAAATTACGTGTAATATCCTATAGCGAAATTCCATCTGCTAAGAATTTTTATAGACTATTTGCATAAGTGATATTTTTAAGAGTTGTCGTTACTTGAGTTTTTATTGGGACTTATGGTATTATGGCGATGCAGACGGAACAATTGCCGTGATATAATGGTTTATATTTTCGTATATAACCCGTTAAACACATTATGCAGACAGAAACTACAACCTCACGTCAGAATCAACAGGTACATCGCGTCACCATCGCGGCGCTACTGGTGGCTATAGGCATTGTTTTTGGTGACATAGGCACGTCACCGCTTTATGTGATGAAAGCTATCATGGGTGTTGACCGCGGATATGGTCCGGACTATGTGATAGGCGCGGTGTCGTGTGTCATCTGGACTCTTACCTTACAGACTACATTGAAATATGTTGTCATTGCTCTGCGTGCCGACAATAAGGGCGAGGGTGGGATTCTTGCTCTCTATTCGCTCATAAAGGGATTGAAACGGAAATGGATTTATATTCTTGCCGCTGTCGGGGCGAGCGCCTTGATTGCCGACGGTGTTATAACTCCTGCCATGACTGTGACTTCTGCCATAGAAGGATTGCGAGATCTTGACCCCGACGCGCCGGTGTTGCCGATTGTGGTCTTGATTATTTCGGGTATATTCCTTGTCCAGCGTCTCGGGACTAAGGCTATCGGCAAATTTTTCGGTCCGTTCATGCTTGTATGGTTTCTGATGCTCGGCATTCTTGGCTTGATCCATCTTTCAGACCATTGGGCTATAATGAAAGCTTTCAATCCATTGTATGCGGTCAGACTTCTTGTAGATTACCCGGGGTGGTTTATGATTCTCGGTGCTGTGTTTCTATGCACTACCGGTGCTGAGGCTCTCTACTCAGATCTTGGACATTGCGGACGTATGAATATCACCTATAGCTGGCTGTTTGTTAAGCTCATGCTGATACTTAATTATCTTGGACAGGGAGCATGGTTAATTTCTCAGGCAACCGGTTATCCCGAAAATATCAATCCGTTCTATGGGGTCATGCCACGATGGTTTCTCCCTGCCGGAATCATCATAAGCACCGGCGCGGCCATTATAGCGAGTCAGGCTTTGTTGAGTGGATCGTTCACCATCTTCAGTGAGGCGATGAGTCTCGACTTCTGGCCACGTCTGCGAATCAAATATCCGTCAACTGTAAAGGGTCAGTTATACATTCCACTTGTCAATTGTTTCCTGTATGTAGGATGTATCCTGACTGTTGTCATTTTCCGTACCTCAGGTCACATGGAAGCTGCTTATGGCCTTGCAATTACTATCACTATGCTTATGACGACGATGCTTCTCGCTCTGTATCTCAGACATAAGGGAGTGAAACTATGGATTGTTGGTGTCTTTACGGTTGTTTTTACCTTGATCGAGGGTGCGTTTTTCGTGGCCAATATGTTTAAATTCACTCATGGAGGTTGGTTCACATTGTTGATCGCAGGACTTGTCTGTGCCGTGATGCTTGTGTGGCGCAAGGCTACAAGAATCAGGCGTAAATATATAGAATACAGGTCGTTTGATGATTATACTGATATTATCAAGGATATAAAATCGGATAAGGAGATTCCTAAATATGCCTCTAATCTCGTGTATATGAGTCGTTCGGACAAGGCGTGTGAAGTTGAGAGCAAACTGATTTATTCAATAATCAATAAGCAGCCCAAACGTGCAGACCACTACTGGATACTGCGCGTTGAGTTTACCGACAATCCAGATACGTTGGAATATGAGCGTACGGTCATTGTCCCTAATACTATTACAAGCTTCAAATTCCGTATCGGATTCAGGATTCAGCCTCAGTTGAGCGTCTATCTTCGTCAGGCAATAGAGGATATGGTTGAAGACGGACTGATTGACCTGACGAGTGATTATCCGTCGCTCCGCAGCCATGGCATATCAGGCGATTTCAGATTTATTATCATACATCGCGTGTTCTCTCAATCAAGTCAGTGTAACAGCCGCGACAGATTTCTGATGAATTTTCACGCTTTGTTGCGCAAGATGGAGCTTGATGCTGGAAATGCTTTCGGATTTGACACAAGTAATTTGAA is part of the Duncaniella dubosii genome and encodes:
- the uvrB gene encoding excinuclease ABC subunit UvrB, which gives rise to MKFELSSQYKPTGDQPQAIEQLVAGINAGEKAQTLLGVTGSGKTFTMANVIAQIEKPTLILSHNKTLAAQLYSEFKGFFPNNSVQYFVSYYDYYQPEAYIPTVDKYIEKDLMINDEIEKLRLSTVSALLSGRKDVVVVSSVSCLYGMGNPEDFDSNVVTVKVGQKITRNKFLRSLVGSLYSRNEIELSRGTFRVKGDTVDIRLAYEEIIVRVTFWGDEIESIKTLHPDDNTSLGSHDIFQIYPANLFVTSPERMGSAIGQIELDLGEQYNYFMREAKEMEAKRLLERVTYDVEMLREVGHCSGIENYSRYFDGRQPGMRPFCLLDYFPKDFLTIIDESHVTLPQCRAMYGGDLSRKMNLVEYGFRLPAALDNRPLKFEEFEKLTPQVLYVSATPADYELEKCEGVVVEQIIRPTGLLDPIIEVRPSLNQIDDLLHEINERIERDERVLVTTLTKRMAEELNDYLTRLRIKTAYIHSDVDTLDRIKILDGLRAGEFDVLVGVNLLREGLDLPEVSLVAILDADKEGFLRSHRSLTQTVGRAARNLNGTVIMYADKITDSMQQTIDETARRRAVQLAYNEEHGITPQAIIKARNSIIGLETDDDTAGKIKPSRPLSASSGKEKKTGRSKAPVPYAEEYGTKVNLAADPVMPYLSADALQKLITKRRLDMVDAAKRMDFIEAARLRDEVLAMEDQLSKMPAEG
- a CDS encoding KUP/HAK/KT family potassium transporter codes for the protein MQTETTTSRQNQQVHRVTIAALLVAIGIVFGDIGTSPLYVMKAIMGVDRGYGPDYVIGAVSCVIWTLTLQTTLKYVVIALRADNKGEGGILALYSLIKGLKRKWIYILAAVGASALIADGVITPAMTVTSAIEGLRDLDPDAPVLPIVVLIISGIFLVQRLGTKAIGKFFGPFMLVWFLMLGILGLIHLSDHWAIMKAFNPLYAVRLLVDYPGWFMILGAVFLCTTGAEALYSDLGHCGRMNITYSWLFVKLMLILNYLGQGAWLISQATGYPENINPFYGVMPRWFLPAGIIISTGAAIIASQALLSGSFTIFSEAMSLDFWPRLRIKYPSTVKGQLYIPLVNCFLYVGCILTVVIFRTSGHMEAAYGLAITITMLMTTMLLALYLRHKGVKLWIVGVFTVVFTLIEGAFFVANMFKFTHGGWFTLLIAGLVCAVMLVWRKATRIRRKYIEYRSFDDYTDIIKDIKSDKEIPKYASNLVYMSRSDKACEVESKLIYSIINKQPKRADHYWILRVEFTDNPDTLEYERTVIVPNTITSFKFRIGFRIQPQLSVYLRQAIEDMVEDGLIDLTSDYPSLRSHGISGDFRFIIIHRVFSQSSQCNSRDRFLMNFHALLRKMELDAGNAFGFDTSNLKIETVPLIINTHTPRRIMRIQ